The Trichoderma atroviride chromosome 5, complete sequence genome contains a region encoding:
- a CDS encoding uncharacterized protein (SECRETED:SignalP(1-22)) yields the protein MATIATIAIMAIMAIMAIMAIAERNLPPSLAKCSRQRSDHIIVLQHQQGSKASYSSISVRIDPPAQFLA from the coding sequence ATGGCTACCATTGCTACCATTGCTATCATGGCTATCATGGCTATCATGGCTATCATGGCTATCGCTGAAAGAAATCTCCCTCCATCGCTTGCCAAATGCTCTAGGCAGCGATCCGACCACATCATCGTGCTCCAACACCAGCAGGGCTCCAAAGCGAGCTACAGCTCAATCAGCGTGAGAATTGATCCACCGGCGCAGTTCCTCGCTTAA